A single genomic interval of Cucumis sativus cultivar 9930 chromosome 5, Cucumber_9930_V3, whole genome shotgun sequence harbors:
- the LOC101203348 gene encoding exopolygalacturonase-like, with protein MGVIKYSNLLVTTFLMSLLSFTIESRSHIDVIFPLEKYGNIVSGADVTEALKNAWNDACASVHPSAVVIPKGIFKVREGKFKGPCKSPIEIRVRGTLQAPKHPYGDSWITFAYVDRMTLSGGGVFDGQGKTGWEKNDCHKRIDCANLPISLRFDFITNSIVRRITSLNSKNFHVNILGCNNLTFQGVNIIAPEDSPNTDGIHIGRSIGISILKSRIATGDDCISLGDGSKQVKVANVTCGPGHGISIGSLGKYTNEEPVEGVIVKNCTIINTTNGVRIKTWPTSPAAGIATNMHFSDITMVNVSNPILIDQEYCPWNQCNREIPSNIKINKVSFENIRGSSATPVAVKLICSSNLPCDEVKVANIDLIYNGINGSITSQCMNVKPIISGIQNPSICSSYTTASK; from the exons ATGGGTGTGATTaagtattcaaatttattggTTACTACATTCTTAATGTCATTGCTATCATTTACTATTGAGTCTCGATCTCATATTGATGTTATTTTTCCTTTGGAGAAGTATGGTAATATTGTGTCTGGTGCCGATGTCACTGAG GCTTTGAAAAATGCATGGAATGACGCATGTGCATCTGTTCATCCAAGTGCAGTGGTTATTCCAAAGGGAATATTTAAAGTAAGAGAAGGGAAATTTAAAGGTCCTTGCAAGAGCCCTATTGAAATTCGAGTTCGTGGAACATTGCAGGCTCCAAAACACCCTTATGGAGATAGCTGGATTACTTTTGCATATGTTGATAGAATGACACTATCAGGTGGAGGAGTTTTTGATGGCCAAGGAAAGACAGGTTGGGAAAAGAATGATTGTCATAAACGTATAGATTGTGCTAACCTCCCCATT AGTTTAAGATTCGACTTCATTACCAATTCGATTGTGAGGAGAATAACATCACTCAATAGCAAAAACTTCCATGTCAACATCCTAGGGTGCAACAACCTCACATTCCAAGGTGTCAACATAATTGCACCAGAAGATAGTCCCAACACAGATGGAATACACATTGGTCGATCAATTGGGATCTCAATCTTAAAATCTCGAATAGCAACAGGAGATGATTGCATCTCACTTGGAGATGGAAGCAAACAAGTGAAAGTCGCCAATGTGACATGTGGGCCAGGTCATGGAATAAGCATAGGAAGTCTTGGAAAATACACTAACGAAGAACCTGTCGAAGGTGTCATAGTAAAGAATTGCACAATAATAAACACCACTAATGGTGTTAGGATCAAAACATGGCCAACCTCTCCTGCTGCTGGTATTGCCACCAACATGCATTTTTCAGACATTACAATGGTCAACGTTAGCAACCCAATTCTCATAGACCAAGAGTATTGTCCATGGAATCAGTGCAATCGCGAG aTTCCGTCAAATATTAAGATTAATAAAGTGAGCTTCGAAAACATTAGAGGAAGTTCTGCAACTCCAGTGGCAGTCAAACTTATTTGTAGTAGCAACCTACCATGTGACGAAGTAAAAGTAGCCAACATTGACCTCATTTATAATGGAATAAATGGTTCTATTACATCTCAATGCATGAATGTGAAACCAATCATTTCAGGAATACAAAATCCTTCGATTTGCTCTTCTTACACTACCGCTTCAAAATGA
- the LOC101202870 gene encoding sulfate transporter 4.1, chloroplastic isoform X1, with amino-acid sequence MEITYSSPSANSLSFSNSAMPTSGRPVKVIPLQHPTTSSSSTTGGFGAGTLVKSWTTKVKRMTWIHWMELLLPCSRWIRTYKWREYLQSDLLSGITIGIMLVPQAMSYAKLAGLRPIYGLYSGFLPLFVYAIFGSSRQLAVGPVALVSLLVSNVLGGIVNSSEELYTELAILLALMVGILECTMGLLRLGWLIRFISHSVISGFTTASAFVIGLSQVKYFLGYDVSRSSRIIPLIESIIAGADGFLWAPFIMGSAILAVLQIMKHLGKTRKHLRFLRVAGPLTAVVMGTTLAKVLNLPSISLVGDIPQGLPTFSIPKRFEHVKSLIPTAFLITGVAILESVGIAKALAAKNGYELDSNQELFGLGVANVVGSFFSAYPTTGSFSRSAVNHESGAKTSLSQIVTGIIMGGALLFLTPLFEHIPQCALAAIVISAVITLVDYEEAIFLWRIDKKDFLLWVITAVATLFLGIEIGVLIGVGVSLAFVIHESANPHMAVLGRLPGTTVYRNVQQYPEAYTYNGIVVVRIDAPIYFANTSYIKDRLREYEVEVDQSTGRGPDVERVYFVIIEMAPVTYIDSSAVQALKDLYQEYKLRDIQIAISNPNRDVLLTFSRSGVVELIGKEWFFVRVHDAVQVCLQHVESLNETTKTSDSSPKDKSSFLQSLVKSRSEDFSVSQLESGFQKLPSFNEIDPQLEPLLSRKP; translated from the exons ATGGAGATTACATACTCATCACCTAGCGCCAACagtctttctttctctaattcCGCCATGCCTACCTCCGGCCGACCTGTTAAGGTTATTCCATTGCAGCATCCTACTACGTCGTCGTCTTCTACGACTGGTGGCTTTGGCGCCGGTACTCTGGTGAAGTCATGGACGACGAAGGTTAAGCGGATGACTTGGATTCACTGGATGGAGCTTCTCTTACCTTGTTCTCGTTGGATTAGAACGTATAAATGGCGGGAGTATTTACAGAGCGATCTCTTGTCTGGGATTACTATTGGTATCATGCTCGTTCCGCAG GCAATGTCTTATGCAAAACTAGCCGGGCTTCGACCGATATATGGACTTT ATTCAGGTTTTCTCCCTTTGTTTGTCTATGCAATATTTGGTTCTTCTCGTCAGCTTGCCGTTGGTCCAGTAGCATTGGTTTCTTTACTGGTTTCCAATGTCTTGGGTGGAATTGTCAATTCATCTGAGGAATTATATACTGAACTCGCTATATTATTGGCACTTATGGTTGGAATATTGGAATGCACAATGGGTCTTTTGAG GCTTGGATGGCTTATTCGCTTTATCAGCCACTCTGTAATCTCTGGCTTTACTACAGCTTCTGCCTTTGTGATTGGATTATCCCAAGTGAAATACTTTCTGGGGTATGATGTATCAAGAAGTAGCAGAATCATCCCTCTTATTGAGAGCATAATAGCTGGAGCAGACGGG TTCTTATGGGCACCTTTTATAATGGGATCAGCTATCCTTGCGGTACTCCAAATCATGAAGCATTTG GGAAAAACAAGGAAGCACTTACGGTTTCTCAGAGTTGCTGGTCCCCTTACAGCAGTTGTTATGGGCACAACTTTAGCGAAAGTATTAAATCTACCTTCCATCTCTTTG GTTGGAGACATTCCCCAAGGCCTTCCAACGTTTTCAATTCCTAAGAGATTTGAGCATGTGAAGTCGCTGATTCCAACTGCCTTTCTAATTACTGGAGTGGCTATATTG GAATCTGTTGGGATTGCCAAAGCATTAGCAGCCAAGAACGGGTACGAGTTAGATTCAAATCAGGAG TTATTTGGCCTTGGAGTAGCCAATGTTGTTGGCTCATTTTTTTCTGCATATCCTACAACAG GTTCTTTTTCAAGATCAGCTGTGAACCATGAAAGTGGAGCAAAAACTAGCTTATCTCAGATTGTTACAGGAATCATTATGGGCGGTGCCCTTCTTTTCTTGACTCCGCTGTTTGAGCACATACCTCag TGTGCTTTGGCTGCGATTGTCATCTCTGCTGTAATAACTTTG GTGGATTACGAGGAAGCTATTTTTTTGTGGCGTATAGATAAGAaagattttcttctttgggTGATAACTGCCGTTGCTACTTTGTTCCTGGGTATTGAGATTGGTGTCTTAATTGGG GTGGGTGTTTCACTGGCCTTTGTCATTCACGAATCTGCAAATCCACATATGG CTGTACTGGGGCGTCTTCCCGGCACCACTGTGTATAGAAATGTTCAACAGTATCCTGAAGCATATACCTATAATGGGATTGTGGTTGTTCGAATTGATgcaccaatttattttgctaacACAAGTTACATCAAAGACAG GTTACGTGAATATGAAGTAGAAGTGGATCAATCTACTGGTCGTGGACCGGACGTCGAAAGAGTCTATTTCGTGATTATAGAGATGGCAC CTGTTACCTACATAGATTCAAGTGCTGTCCAAGCTCTAAAAGATTTATATCAAGAGTACAAACTCCGTGATATTCAG ATTGCCATTTCCAATCCGAATCGAGACGTTCTGCTTACATTTTCAAGATCAGGCGTCGTCGAGCTTATTGGCAAGGAGTGGTTTTTTGTAAGAGTTCATGATGCCGTTCAAGTTTGTCTTCAACATGTAGAGAGCTTAAATGAAACAACCAAAACATCGGATTCATCTCCTAAAGATAAATCAAGCTTTCTCCAAAGTTTAGTGAAGTCAAGAAGTGAGGATTTCTCAGTGAGTCAGTTAGAGTCGGGCTTCCAAAAGCTTCCAAGTTTCAATGAAATTGACCCTCAATTGGAACCTTTACTATCTCGAAAGCCTTGA
- the LOC101202870 gene encoding sulfate transporter 4.1, chloroplastic isoform X2, with protein MDFADSGFLPLFVYAIFGSSRQLAVGPVALVSLLVSNVLGGIVNSSEELYTELAILLALMVGILECTMGLLRLGWLIRFISHSVISGFTTASAFVIGLSQVKYFLGYDVSRSSRIIPLIESIIAGADGFLWAPFIMGSAILAVLQIMKHLGKTRKHLRFLRVAGPLTAVVMGTTLAKVLNLPSISLVGDIPQGLPTFSIPKRFEHVKSLIPTAFLITGVAILESVGIAKALAAKNGYELDSNQELFGLGVANVVGSFFSAYPTTGSFSRSAVNHESGAKTSLSQIVTGIIMGGALLFLTPLFEHIPQCALAAIVISAVITLVDYEEAIFLWRIDKKDFLLWVITAVATLFLGIEIGVLIGVGVSLAFVIHESANPHMAVLGRLPGTTVYRNVQQYPEAYTYNGIVVVRIDAPIYFANTSYIKDRLREYEVEVDQSTGRGPDVERVYFVIIEMAPVTYIDSSAVQALKDLYQEYKLRDIQIAISNPNRDVLLTFSRSGVVELIGKEWFFVRVHDAVQVCLQHVESLNETTKTSDSSPKDKSSFLQSLVKSRSEDFSVSQLESGFQKLPSFNEIDPQLEPLLSRKP; from the exons ATGGACTTT GCAGATTCAGGTTTTCTCCCTTTGTTTGTCTATGCAATATTTGGTTCTTCTCGTCAGCTTGCCGTTGGTCCAGTAGCATTGGTTTCTTTACTGGTTTCCAATGTCTTGGGTGGAATTGTCAATTCATCTGAGGAATTATATACTGAACTCGCTATATTATTGGCACTTATGGTTGGAATATTGGAATGCACAATGGGTCTTTTGAG GCTTGGATGGCTTATTCGCTTTATCAGCCACTCTGTAATCTCTGGCTTTACTACAGCTTCTGCCTTTGTGATTGGATTATCCCAAGTGAAATACTTTCTGGGGTATGATGTATCAAGAAGTAGCAGAATCATCCCTCTTATTGAGAGCATAATAGCTGGAGCAGACGGG TTCTTATGGGCACCTTTTATAATGGGATCAGCTATCCTTGCGGTACTCCAAATCATGAAGCATTTG GGAAAAACAAGGAAGCACTTACGGTTTCTCAGAGTTGCTGGTCCCCTTACAGCAGTTGTTATGGGCACAACTTTAGCGAAAGTATTAAATCTACCTTCCATCTCTTTG GTTGGAGACATTCCCCAAGGCCTTCCAACGTTTTCAATTCCTAAGAGATTTGAGCATGTGAAGTCGCTGATTCCAACTGCCTTTCTAATTACTGGAGTGGCTATATTG GAATCTGTTGGGATTGCCAAAGCATTAGCAGCCAAGAACGGGTACGAGTTAGATTCAAATCAGGAG TTATTTGGCCTTGGAGTAGCCAATGTTGTTGGCTCATTTTTTTCTGCATATCCTACAACAG GTTCTTTTTCAAGATCAGCTGTGAACCATGAAAGTGGAGCAAAAACTAGCTTATCTCAGATTGTTACAGGAATCATTATGGGCGGTGCCCTTCTTTTCTTGACTCCGCTGTTTGAGCACATACCTCag TGTGCTTTGGCTGCGATTGTCATCTCTGCTGTAATAACTTTG GTGGATTACGAGGAAGCTATTTTTTTGTGGCGTATAGATAAGAaagattttcttctttgggTGATAACTGCCGTTGCTACTTTGTTCCTGGGTATTGAGATTGGTGTCTTAATTGGG GTGGGTGTTTCACTGGCCTTTGTCATTCACGAATCTGCAAATCCACATATGG CTGTACTGGGGCGTCTTCCCGGCACCACTGTGTATAGAAATGTTCAACAGTATCCTGAAGCATATACCTATAATGGGATTGTGGTTGTTCGAATTGATgcaccaatttattttgctaacACAAGTTACATCAAAGACAG GTTACGTGAATATGAAGTAGAAGTGGATCAATCTACTGGTCGTGGACCGGACGTCGAAAGAGTCTATTTCGTGATTATAGAGATGGCAC CTGTTACCTACATAGATTCAAGTGCTGTCCAAGCTCTAAAAGATTTATATCAAGAGTACAAACTCCGTGATATTCAG ATTGCCATTTCCAATCCGAATCGAGACGTTCTGCTTACATTTTCAAGATCAGGCGTCGTCGAGCTTATTGGCAAGGAGTGGTTTTTTGTAAGAGTTCATGATGCCGTTCAAGTTTGTCTTCAACATGTAGAGAGCTTAAATGAAACAACCAAAACATCGGATTCATCTCCTAAAGATAAATCAAGCTTTCTCCAAAGTTTAGTGAAGTCAAGAAGTGAGGATTTCTCAGTGAGTCAGTTAGAGTCGGGCTTCCAAAAGCTTCCAAGTTTCAATGAAATTGACCCTCAATTGGAACCTTTACTATCTCGAAAGCCTTGA